In Synechococcus sp. CC9616, the following are encoded in one genomic region:
- a CDS encoding AarF/ABC1/UbiB kinase family protein, which translates to MTEELGDFIEAAGLLTYDPAAITRIYAGHPQRLIRRLWQTLVPIGLFLMGVGVDWLLGLLRNPDRSRSRARECAELLVELGPAFIKAGQALSTRPDIVPPVLLEELAQLQDQLPGFDSDLAMACIEEDLGAPVDDLFEDLEREPISAASLGQVHRGVLKNGQRVAVKVQRPGLREQITLDLYIVRNIAAWLNSNIGLIRSDLVALIDELGKRVFEEMDYLNEADNAERFRELHRQNPRIAVPTIHREVTSRRVLTMEWIEGVKLTNLEAVRELGIDPDDMVQVGVNCSLQQLLEHGFFHADPHPGNLLAIADGRLCYLDFGMMSEVTRESRTGLIQAVVHLVNRNFGKLSKDFVTLGFLAEDVNLEPIVPAFEQVFSQALEVGVNRMDFKAVTDDMSGVMYKFPFRVPPYYALIIRSLVTLEGIALSVDPDFKILGAAYPYFARRLMEDPDPQLRQSLKEMLFDGDAFRWTRLENLVSSAASEAQLDLNTLLDQLLDFLFSANGGLLRDQLVETTVERLDAIGWSTMQRLGRGLPKRLLPAAMSNPGMESGDPMLQLEPIRQLIEVLQSLPGFNPDLLMRRLPRVMNDPASRRMGVKVAKGLAERGVVRLVKVAAGVRP; encoded by the coding sequence ATGACCGAGGAGCTCGGGGATTTCATCGAAGCCGCAGGGTTGCTCACCTATGACCCTGCTGCCATCACCCGGATCTACGCCGGACATCCCCAGCGACTGATCCGACGTCTATGGCAAACCTTGGTACCGATCGGGCTCTTCCTAATGGGTGTCGGAGTCGACTGGCTTCTTGGACTTCTCCGTAATCCAGACCGATCCCGCTCAAGAGCCAGAGAGTGCGCAGAACTCCTGGTGGAACTCGGCCCTGCGTTCATCAAGGCTGGACAGGCACTGTCTACCCGCCCGGACATCGTGCCCCCGGTGCTGCTCGAGGAGCTGGCGCAGCTCCAGGACCAGCTGCCAGGTTTTGACAGCGATCTGGCGATGGCCTGCATCGAGGAGGACCTCGGCGCTCCGGTGGACGACCTGTTCGAGGATCTTGAACGGGAGCCGATTTCAGCGGCATCCCTTGGGCAGGTTCATCGAGGGGTACTCAAAAACGGCCAGAGAGTGGCTGTGAAGGTGCAACGACCTGGGCTGCGTGAACAGATCACGCTGGATCTGTACATCGTGCGCAATATCGCCGCCTGGCTCAACAGCAACATCGGTCTGATCAGAAGCGACCTGGTCGCACTGATTGATGAGCTGGGTAAACGGGTATTCGAAGAGATGGACTACCTCAACGAAGCCGACAACGCCGAACGCTTCAGGGAACTCCATCGTCAGAACCCAAGGATTGCCGTCCCAACGATTCATCGAGAGGTCACCAGTCGACGGGTTCTGACGATGGAGTGGATCGAAGGGGTGAAACTCACCAACCTGGAGGCCGTCCGCGAGCTGGGAATCGACCCGGACGACATGGTCCAAGTGGGCGTGAACTGCAGCCTGCAGCAACTGCTGGAACATGGTTTTTTCCACGCTGACCCCCACCCCGGAAACCTGCTGGCGATCGCCGACGGACGTCTCTGTTATCTCGATTTCGGAATGATGAGCGAGGTAACGCGGGAATCACGCACGGGTCTGATCCAGGCGGTGGTTCATCTTGTGAACCGCAATTTCGGGAAGCTGTCGAAGGATTTCGTCACCCTTGGCTTCCTGGCTGAAGACGTGAATCTCGAACCGATCGTGCCGGCCTTTGAACAGGTGTTCAGCCAGGCGCTGGAAGTGGGAGTCAACCGGATGGACTTCAAGGCCGTGACTGACGACATGTCCGGCGTGATGTACAAATTCCCCTTCCGTGTTCCTCCCTACTACGCCTTAATCATTCGATCCCTGGTGACGCTGGAAGGGATTGCCCTGAGCGTGGACCCTGACTTCAAAATCCTTGGAGCGGCCTATCCCTACTTCGCCAGGCGTCTAATGGAGGATCCCGATCCCCAATTGCGGCAAAGCCTCAAGGAAATGCTGTTTGACGGAGACGCCTTCCGCTGGACCCGCCTGGAAAACTTGGTGTCGTCAGCCGCAAGCGAAGCGCAACTGGACTTAAACACGCTGCTGGACCAGCTGCTTGATTTTCTGTTCTCAGCCAATGGCGGTCTGCTTCGAGATCAGCTTGTAGAAACGACGGTGGAACGTTTGGATGCCATCGGCTGGTCAACGATGCAGCGTCTTGGTCGAGGTCTGCCAAAACGTCTCCTACCCGCTGCGATGTCCAATCCGGGAATGGAATCGGGTGACCCAATGCTGCAACTTGAGCCAATTCGTCAGTTAATTGAGGTGCTTCAGTCGCTTCCAGGGTTCAATCCCGACTTGTTGATGCGACGTCTGCCTCGGGTGATGAATGATCCCGCCTCACGTCGCATGGGTGTGAAAGTGGCTAAGGGTCTGGCCGAACGAGGTGTTGTCCGTCTGGTCAAGGTTGCTGCAGGCGTTCGGCCCTAG